Within Amycolatopsis sp. FDAARGOS 1241, the genomic segment GTTCACCGACACCGCCGCGGCATACGCCTCGGTCACGGGGTTCGCCTCGCTGTCCACCGTCACGAACCCGGGGCTCACGGCGTTGACGCGGATCCCGTGCGGCCCGAGTTCCACGGCGCACGCCTTGGTCGCCATCTCCAGCGCGGCCTTCGACGTGGCGTAGTGCGAAGCTCCCGGCCGCGCGCGAGTAGCCGCGCCCGAGGAGATGTTCACGACCGAGCCGGTCGTCCCCGCTGCCACGTGCTTGCGGCCGAACGCGACGGTCGTGAGCACCGCGGCCCGCACGTTCACGTCCTGCACGCGGTCCCAGCCGGCCGCAGTCAGGTCCAGCAACCGCGTCGCCGGGTAGATGCCCGCGGCGTTCACGAGGACGTCGACCGGGCCCTTCGGGCCGGCCCGGTCGACCAACCCTTCCGCGTACTGGGCGTCGGCGAGGTCGCCCGGCAGCTCGGTCACGGT encodes:
- a CDS encoding SDR family NAD(P)-dependent oxidoreductase is translated as MRTVLVTGAAGGIGAAIAARFAAAGDRVALSDLRPSELSTVAERLRSEHGATVTELPGDLADAQYAEGLVDRAGPKGPVDVLVNAAGIYPATRLLDLTAAGWDRVQDVNVRAAVLTTVAFGRKHVAAGTTGSVVNISSGAATRARPGASHYATSKAALEMATKACAVELGPHGIRVNAVSPGFVTVDSEANPVTEAYAAAVSVNPLGRRGAPGEIADAVFWLAGPEAGWITGSILRVDGGSTAGAAGLPLHWSGETAVQKGSVHTGGAHV